In Spirochaetota bacterium, the following proteins share a genomic window:
- a CDS encoding histidine phosphatase family protein: MSIMYMVRHGQASFGRENYDRLSKRGVEQAVLLAEYFLRLGLRFDAVYSGAIERQKRTALEIIGLYRERGVQVPELKVMPEFNEYDSKAIIKSQLAELLEEDSSLSRELENIYTDKKSFQRIFEKVMVRWVTGRFDRPGVENWKSVKARVAKGLSAVMAENGRNKTVLVVASGGTISASVQYAVDTPDITTMHICWQIVNTSITKFVYDGDRITLSSLNAVPHLEEKNEKEIITYR, from the coding sequence ATGAGCATAATGTATATGGTGCGGCACGGCCAGGCCTCGTTCGGCAGGGAGAACTACGACAGGCTCTCGAAACGGGGCGTCGAGCAGGCGGTGCTTCTTGCGGAGTATTTCCTGAGGCTGGGCCTCCGCTTCGACGCGGTGTATTCCGGAGCGATCGAGCGGCAGAAGCGCACGGCGCTCGAGATCATAGGGCTTTACCGCGAGCGCGGCGTGCAGGTGCCGGAACTCAAGGTCATGCCCGAGTTCAACGAGTATGATTCGAAGGCCATCATCAAGTCACAGCTTGCGGAACTCCTTGAGGAGGATTCGTCGCTGTCGCGGGAGCTCGAGAACATCTATACCGACAAAAAATCCTTCCAGCGCATCTTCGAGAAGGTGATGGTTCGCTGGGTCACCGGCAGGTTCGACAGGCCGGGAGTGGAGAACTGGAAGAGCGTGAAGGCCCGCGTGGCGAAGGGGCTTTCGGCGGTCATGGCCGAGAACGGCCGCAATAAAACGGTGCTGGTGGTGGCCTCGGGCGGCACCATCTCGGCGTCGGTGCAGTACGCCGTCGACACGCCCGACATCACGACCATGCACATCTGCTGGCAGATCGTCAACACCTCGATAACGAAGTTCGTGTACGACGGCGACCGCATAACGCTCTCGTCATTAAACGCGGTTCCGCACCTCGAGGAGAAAAACGAAAAGGAAATCATCACGTATCGGTAA
- a CDS encoding carbohydrate kinase, whose translation MDMMILSIGEILFDIFPSYRRPGGAPFNVAFHLRSLGFNAALASRVGTDELGSEMLAYLRSVGFPSDLVQRDDVHPTGQVSIELDRSGNATFSILPDAAFDYLELSKGVEKTLASARLVYFGSLAQRTAHGQDFVRALVAKKPPEALCFYDVNLRPGCETPDIVLTSLEYADIVKMNDDELGRLKTMLGFAGDEQAFAEYLMATYGIRILALTRGARGSELYVSGERVRAAENGDVTVVDTVGAGDGYSAMLIAGLLSGWPPDRLIRASGAFARSICAIEGAIPVDNTFYRPYAGLFRAGNA comes from the coding sequence ATGGATATGATGATTCTTTCAATCGGCGAAATACTCTTCGACATCTTTCCATCGTACAGACGTCCCGGCGGTGCCCCCTTCAACGTGGCGTTCCATCTGCGCTCCCTGGGTTTCAATGCCGCCCTCGCGTCGCGAGTGGGAACGGACGAGCTGGGAAGCGAGATGCTCGCCTATCTTCGCTCGGTGGGTTTTCCCTCCGACCTGGTGCAGCGCGACGACGTTCACCCGACCGGGCAGGTGAGCATCGAGCTCGATCGATCGGGCAACGCGACATTCAGCATTCTCCCCGACGCCGCCTTCGATTATCTCGAGCTTTCAAAAGGCGTCGAGAAAACGCTTGCGTCGGCGCGGCTCGTATATTTCGGCTCGCTGGCTCAGCGCACGGCGCACGGCCAGGATTTCGTACGCGCGCTTGTCGCGAAGAAGCCGCCCGAGGCCCTCTGCTTTTACGACGTCAATCTCCGCCCCGGGTGCGAGACGCCCGATATCGTGCTGACTTCGCTCGAATACGCCGACATCGTGAAGATGAACGACGACGAGCTCGGACGGCTAAAGACGATGCTCGGCTTCGCGGGCGACGAACAGGCCTTCGCGGAGTATCTGATGGCAACATACGGCATCCGGATCCTGGCGCTCACCAGGGGCGCGAGGGGGAGCGAGCTGTATGTTTCGGGAGAACGGGTGCGCGCCGCGGAAAACGGAGATGTTACCGTGGTCGACACCGTCGGCGCCGGCGACGGATACAGCGCGATGCTCATCGCCGGGCTTTTAAGCGGATGGCCGCCCGACAGGCTGATCCGGGCATCGGGCGCCTTCGCGCGGAGCATCTGCGCGATCGAGGGGGCCATACCGGTCGACAATACTTTTTATCGACCGTACGCCGGGCTGTTCAGGGCCGGAAACGCGTAA
- a CDS encoding SPFH domain-containing protein, translating into MTGLIIAVAVLALFLTFKGVRIVPQAQNWLVERFGKYAATLSPGLNLINPVFSRVSAKIDIREQVLDLQPQGIITEDNAAVKVDGVLFYKILDPYKAFYGIEHLEFAISNLALTSLRSIMGRMTLDASLSLREKINAELLKILDEATDSWGTKITRVEIKDIMPPQDLQQAMTLQMKAERERRATVLEAEAQKEAQEKKAEGFKRAQILEAEARKESALRDAEARERLAQAEANAITSVAGALKSTGGDPLIYLLGQEYVKGLVRLGESQNSKMVILPADLIDSVRSIFKIKG; encoded by the coding sequence ATGACCGGACTCATTATCGCCGTGGCCGTACTCGCATTGTTTCTCACCTTCAAGGGCGTCCGCATCGTGCCCCAGGCCCAGAACTGGCTGGTCGAGCGCTTCGGCAAATACGCCGCCACGCTCTCGCCCGGGCTCAACCTCATCAATCCCGTATTCTCGCGCGTGTCCGCGAAGATCGACATTCGCGAACAGGTGCTCGACCTTCAGCCGCAGGGCATCATCACCGAGGACAACGCCGCGGTGAAGGTCGACGGCGTGCTCTTCTATAAGATTCTCGACCCGTACAAGGCCTTTTACGGCATCGAGCACCTCGAGTTCGCCATATCCAACCTGGCGCTCACCTCGCTGCGCTCCATAATGGGCCGCATGACGCTCGACGCCTCTCTTTCGCTTCGCGAAAAGATCAACGCCGAGCTCCTCAAAATCCTTGACGAGGCGACCGACTCGTGGGGCACCAAGATCACGCGGGTCGAGATCAAGGACATCATGCCCCCCCAGGACCTCCAGCAGGCCATGACCCTGCAGATGAAGGCCGAGCGCGAACGCCGCGCCACCGTGCTCGAAGCCGAGGCGCAGAAGGAGGCCCAGGAAAAGAAGGCGGAAGGGTTCAAGCGCGCCCAGATACTCGAGGCCGAGGCGAGGAAGGAGTCCGCGCTCCGCGACGCCGAGGCGCGCGAACGGCTGGCCCAGGCCGAGGCGAACGCCATCACCTCCGTGGCGGGGGCGCTGAAGTCCACCGGCGGCGATCCGCTTATATATCTTCTCGGGCAGGAATATGTAAAGGGCCTGGTGAGGCTCGGGGAGTCGCAGAACAGCAAGATGGTCATTCTTCCGGCCGACCTCATCGACTCGGTGCGAAGCATCTTTAAAATAAAGGGGTGA
- a CDS encoding NfeD family protein — protein MELSPLTWLSIGLILAALEMLAPGFVVFWFGIGSVLTALLVRLGILESAEAQWLFFFVSSVSLVGLWFGVLKKRFRPDESTGLRDPTITGLRGRCTRRITPAVPGEVELFESFHGLRIWRAESPETIENGDEVTVNDAKGIKLVVSKVR, from the coding sequence ATGGAGCTTTCCCCGCTCACGTGGCTTTCAATCGGCCTCATACTCGCGGCGCTCGAGATGCTGGCGCCCGGTTTCGTCGTCTTCTGGTTCGGCATCGGGAGCGTTCTTACCGCACTGCTGGTCCGACTGGGAATCCTGGAATCCGCCGAGGCGCAGTGGCTCTTCTTCTTTGTGTCATCGGTCTCGCTGGTGGGACTCTGGTTCGGGGTGCTGAAAAAACGTTTCCGTCCGGATGAATCCACGGGCCTGCGCGACCCGACCATCACGGGCCTGCGCGGAAGATGTACGCGCCGCATCACGCCGGCGGTCCCCGGGGAGGTCGAGCTCTTCGAGAGTTTCCACGGACTGCGGATATGGCGGGCAGAATCACCGGAAACGATCGAGAACGGAGATGAGGTGACCGTAAACGACGCAAAGGGCATCAAGCTCGTCGTTTCCAAAGTACGATAA
- a CDS encoding TetR/AcrR family transcriptional regulator has product MNKLRARSEGEKAERRVRLLESAKGHFSMHGYQATTIRMITGDADLTPGSFYQYFDSKLEIYRTLSLMGMDILEGMIARTLEGVFTTASDRIRALAGAYYRFFATEREYYDIIAVNHLGVREFFSDLKMVPLIEKRTKALLSLIASIIDEGVRSGEFRSVDSWKTAVTLWGVIDGVLILEVKKSTGFVGVPLADLVAHAVDMALAGMESGRRKER; this is encoded by the coding sequence ATGAACAAGCTGAGGGCACGATCGGAAGGCGAAAAGGCCGAGCGGCGCGTGCGGCTGCTCGAGTCGGCGAAAGGTCATTTCTCCATGCACGGTTACCAGGCCACGACAATCAGGATGATCACCGGCGACGCCGACCTCACGCCGGGATCGTTTTACCAGTATTTCGACAGCAAACTCGAGATATACCGGACGCTGAGCCTCATGGGCATGGACATCCTCGAGGGGATGATCGCCCGAACGCTTGAAGGTGTTTTCACAACGGCATCCGACCGGATACGGGCGCTGGCCGGCGCCTATTACCGGTTTTTCGCCACCGAGCGCGAGTATTACGACATCATAGCCGTCAACCACCTGGGCGTGCGGGAGTTCTTCTCGGATCTCAAGATGGTGCCGCTCATAGAGAAGCGTACGAAAGCCCTGCTTTCGCTCATAGCCTCGATTATCGACGAAGGCGTGCGATCCGGGGAGTTCCGCTCGGTCGACTCTTGGAAGACCGCGGTGACGCTGTGGGGGGTCATCGACGGCGTGCTTATCCTGGAAGTGAAGAAGAGCACGGGCTTTGTCGGCGTGCCGCTTGCCGACCTGGTGGCGCACGCTGTTGATATGGCCCTCGCCGGAATGGAAAGCGGTCGCCGGAAGGAACGGTAG
- a CDS encoding GNAT family N-acetyltransferase has protein sequence MDALIRTARPDELVDIIELYRHLSPEEDRSDIRRLERSWELFHSSGDICRCMIVESEGRVVCSCCLYLLPNLTRGGRPIAFVENVITHPEHRRRGLAFALLREAIDTAWRAGCYKVVLQSNRKRAEAHGLYERLGFAKDGKYAYEIRRA, from the coding sequence ATGGATGCCCTGATCAGGACCGCGCGCCCGGACGAGCTCGTCGACATCATCGAGCTGTATCGCCATTTGAGCCCGGAGGAGGACCGCTCCGATATCCGGCGGCTCGAACGCTCGTGGGAGCTCTTTCACTCGTCCGGGGATATCTGCCGCTGTATGATCGTGGAGTCCGAGGGCCGTGTCGTGTGCTCCTGCTGTCTCTACCTGCTTCCCAACCTCACTCGCGGGGGGAGGCCGATCGCCTTTGTCGAAAACGTAATCACGCATCCGGAGCACCGCCGCCGGGGACTGGCGTTCGCGCTGCTGCGCGAGGCGATCGATACAGCCTGGCGGGCCGGATGCTACAAGGTCGTTCTTCAAAGCAACCGGAAGCGCGCGGAGGCCCACGGCCTCTACGAGCGCCTCGGGTTCGCGAAAGACGGCAAGTACGCGTACGAGATCCGCCGCGCGTGA
- a CDS encoding acetate--CoA ligase family protein, giving the protein MTTNPLHKLMNPASIVIIGAGNSFMKMGTMHALSIIKDGYLGKFYPVHPRDETVLGHKAYRSVEELPEAPDLALIVIPSKHVIPIIDSLGKLGTRHAIIITAGFKETGEKGGNMERELVETAHRHGMRFVGPNCMGIVNTAISLNTTVVELRDKPGLLGFASQSGTYITQSLKYLGKRGIRFSKALSVGNEADISIIDALEYLGEDEQTKAIALYIEGIRDVPRFIDVARRITPKKPVVAQYVGGSKAGARSGKSHTGAMAGPDHIYDGIFRQAGVIRVDSVEDLYGHGWALATQPILRGNRVGVVTNSGGPGTAMSHVCEGGGMEIPVFSEKLRQSIRPMVPPHAPCGNPVDITFSLDTNSLTTEIPRLAMESGEVDGIVLHGAMSSGFVKAMYPHIADMLGGKTIDDVVKSLSADLTQSVGLPQKYGIPMLLSSFFDRDDSFTEFYEDNDIPVFDSPEKTARAMVTLNRYRLVRQREAHAAAAAVPRSDSAAAIIEKARRAGRSALDEHEAKLVLAAYGAPVTDERLVTTAKDAAAAAETLGYPAVLKACSPEILHKTEKGLVRLNLISAAAVAAAFDDMQKAAGAAVPAIVYRMVEGSRELVAGMTRHAGIGPCVMFGLGGVYTELLRDIAFRVAPLTAADAREMMHEIKGSRILGEFRGMPAADIDALSKLLLALGAVALNHPEVREIDINPILISGARPVAVDALVTLEA; this is encoded by the coding sequence ATGACCACCAATCCTCTGCACAAGCTCATGAACCCGGCCTCGATCGTAATCATCGGCGCGGGCAACAGTTTTATGAAGATGGGCACCATGCACGCCCTCAGCATCATCAAGGACGGCTACTTAGGGAAGTTCTATCCCGTGCATCCCAGGGACGAAACGGTGCTCGGTCATAAAGCATACCGCTCCGTAGAGGAGCTTCCCGAGGCGCCGGATCTCGCGCTCATCGTCATCCCCTCCAAGCACGTTATACCAATCATCGATTCGCTCGGGAAACTCGGCACCAGGCACGCCATCATCATCACCGCCGGCTTCAAGGAGACCGGAGAAAAAGGAGGAAACATGGAGCGCGAGCTCGTCGAGACCGCGCACAGGCACGGCATGCGCTTCGTCGGTCCCAACTGCATGGGGATCGTAAACACCGCAATCTCGCTCAATACCACCGTGGTGGAGCTTCGCGACAAACCCGGGCTCCTCGGCTTCGCCTCGCAGAGCGGCACCTACATAACACAGTCACTCAAATACCTTGGGAAGCGCGGCATACGCTTCAGCAAGGCGCTCAGCGTCGGCAACGAGGCCGATATCTCGATCATCGACGCGCTCGAATACCTCGGCGAGGACGAGCAGACGAAGGCGATCGCACTCTATATCGAAGGCATCCGCGACGTGCCGCGCTTCATCGATGTGGCGCGCCGCATAACGCCGAAAAAGCCCGTCGTCGCACAGTACGTCGGGGGCTCGAAGGCCGGGGCGCGCTCCGGGAAGAGCCACACCGGCGCGATGGCTGGCCCGGACCATATCTACGACGGAATCTTCCGCCAGGCGGGCGTCATACGCGTCGACTCGGTCGAGGACCTCTACGGCCACGGCTGGGCGCTCGCCACGCAGCCCATCCTGCGGGGCAACCGCGTCGGCGTCGTCACCAACTCGGGCGGCCCCGGCACCGCCATGTCCCACGTCTGCGAGGGCGGCGGCATGGAAATACCGGTGTTCTCGGAGAAGCTCCGGCAATCCATACGGCCAATGGTGCCGCCGCACGCCCCCTGCGGCAACCCGGTCGACATCACCTTTTCGCTCGACACGAACTCGCTCACCACGGAGATCCCGCGTCTTGCCATGGAGAGCGGTGAGGTCGACGGCATCGTGCTGCACGGCGCCATGAGCTCCGGCTTCGTGAAGGCGATGTACCCGCATATCGCGGACATGCTCGGAGGCAAGACGATCGACGACGTGGTAAAGAGCCTGAGCGCCGATCTCACACAGTCGGTGGGACTGCCTCAAAAATACGGCATCCCGATGCTCCTCTCGTCATTCTTCGACCGCGACGACAGCTTCACCGAGTTCTACGAAGACAACGACATCCCCGTCTTCGACTCGCCCGAAAAGACAGCGCGCGCGATGGTAACGCTCAACCGCTACCGGTTGGTGAGACAGCGCGAGGCGCATGCCGCGGCGGCGGCAGTCCCCCGTTCGGACAGTGCCGCCGCTATTATCGAAAAGGCGCGAAGGGCGGGCCGGAGCGCGCTCGACGAGCACGAGGCCAAACTCGTCCTCGCGGCCTACGGCGCGCCGGTCACCGATGAGCGGCTGGTCACCACGGCCAAAGACGCGGCGGCGGCGGCCGAAACGCTCGGCTACCCGGCCGTGCTCAAGGCCTGCTCGCCCGAGATTTTACATAAGACCGAGAAGGGCCTGGTGCGGCTGAACCTCATCTCCGCGGCGGCCGTTGCCGCGGCCTTCGACGATATGCAAAAGGCCGCGGGCGCCGCGGTGCCGGCGATCGTCTACCGTATGGTGGAGGGCAGTCGCGAGCTTGTTGCCGGCATGACGAGGCACGCCGGGATCGGTCCATGCGTGATGTTCGGCCTTGGCGGAGTCTACACCGAGCTGCTTCGCGACATCGCCTTCCGCGTCGCGCCGCTCACCGCCGCCGACGCGCGGGAGATGATGCACGAGATAAAGGGAAGCAGGATCCTCGGCGAATTCCGCGGCATGCCCGCCGCCGATATCGACGCTCTCTCGAAGCTCCTGCTGGCCCTGGGCGCCGTCGCGCTCAATCACCCGGAGGTGCGCGAGATCGACATCAATCCGATTCTCATAAGCGGCGCCCGGCCGGTCGCCGTCGACGCGCTGGTGACGCTGGAGGCATAG
- a CDS encoding PQQ-binding-like beta-propeller repeat protein, protein MSFLSTYRFRKWHVAPAFVLILIIYFIFTSIPFGTYAYTPVPGEKHAVPLDPESPWPKFRADALQSGRGRVVPVTDPSLRPWMYKTGKGIFSSPVIDAEGTAYIGSADHWFYALGADGSLKWKFKTGEIIDSSALLDDRGRVYVGSGDAHVYCLERSDGRPVWKMKAHTVREVEKEFGLKTYNLDWFEGNIGMLADGTLIAPNDNYLVYAIDRDTGARKTQYVGNELMWSLPAVNAKTGRIFFGSQYMALENVYCYDTATGKKRWANGGLGSNAASPVLTSDAHNGAVVLGGFDGYVRAYAQDSGKQLWKRGLRDHIYASPAQLSDGAIIQPSADGTVYALEPSTGDIRWSFDTLEPIRSSPAVDAHDRIYVGSGEGRLFCINPDGTLRWAYRCIDEDRNDLNGSPGLGRTGVYIGGENGGVFFVPYDYPLSPAGMRDARCARGPGEDLPAEGSHLVFTTHFGKLRTETPERIDANQPLAYTLLVRDKGDTLKSAIDRDSVVVEVSGSPPMRVDVSANRQFLVVTPRETWTAPAGGELTVGIKGSYLTGLRRFGLKFFGGSGGGKFEYRHVFHVAPRGTAGSPYRVPKRPGDASTVFELSRLAAPNPTMLPSWNQIGFDSLHYLCGVVEGDGKRMLVWTVGGKLHNGKTLVNPALEARFPLVLEYDGGLLTFRNYDGFKINFVGSWDMPFGSYRVSSKADPATGALRDTGAFSAIALCDEIEYYGRFLKLMGMSEFDTGHMAVFGGMNLGLHGRGYAAMPAGVGMVAFGVNGNTVQADIKGGTLKKDEHVFSLMLVDDATGNPLALYYTKHTTVESDDRGVVRKIGVRFPGGSVKGKLRVYYMVDTYPAARGVVNL, encoded by the coding sequence ATGAGCTTTTTGAGCACGTATCGCTTCAGGAAATGGCATGTCGCTCCGGCGTTCGTTCTTATCCTCATCATTTATTTCATTTTCACGTCGATTCCATTCGGGACATACGCGTATACCCCCGTACCCGGCGAAAAGCACGCCGTGCCGCTCGATCCCGAAAGCCCGTGGCCCAAGTTCCGCGCGGACGCGTTGCAGAGCGGCCGGGGGCGCGTAGTCCCTGTCACCGATCCGTCACTGCGTCCCTGGATGTATAAAACCGGCAAGGGAATCTTCAGCTCTCCGGTAATCGACGCCGAGGGAACGGCCTATATCGGCTCGGCCGACCACTGGTTTTACGCCCTCGGCGCCGACGGCAGCCTTAAATGGAAATTTAAAACCGGAGAGATTATCGATTCCTCGGCGCTGCTCGACGACCGCGGGCGCGTCTACGTCGGTTCGGGGGACGCACATGTCTATTGCCTTGAGCGGTCTGACGGAAGGCCCGTCTGGAAAATGAAGGCCCATACCGTACGGGAAGTCGAAAAGGAATTCGGCCTCAAGACCTACAACCTTGACTGGTTCGAGGGTAACATCGGCATGCTCGCCGACGGCACACTCATCGCGCCGAACGACAACTACCTGGTGTACGCCATCGACCGCGACACCGGCGCGCGAAAGACCCAGTATGTCGGCAACGAGCTCATGTGGTCGCTCCCGGCGGTGAACGCGAAGACCGGGCGCATCTTCTTCGGCTCCCAGTACATGGCGCTCGAGAACGTATACTGTTACGACACCGCCACGGGAAAAAAGCGCTGGGCGAACGGCGGCCTGGGCTCGAACGCCGCCTCGCCGGTGCTCACCTCGGACGCGCATAACGGCGCGGTGGTGCTCGGCGGCTTCGACGGCTACGTGCGCGCCTACGCGCAGGACAGCGGCAAACAGCTCTGGAAACGGGGGCTTCGCGACCACATCTACGCAAGCCCCGCGCAGCTCTCCGACGGCGCCATCATCCAGCCCTCGGCCGACGGGACCGTCTACGCGCTCGAACCGTCAACCGGGGATATCCGGTGGTCTTTCGACACGCTCGAACCCATACGCTCCTCGCCCGCGGTCGACGCGCATGACAGGATATATGTGGGTTCCGGAGAGGGACGCCTCTTCTGCATCAATCCCGACGGCACGCTGCGCTGGGCGTACCGCTGCATCGACGAGGACCGCAACGACCTCAACGGCTCGCCGGGCCTGGGCCGTACGGGCGTGTACATAGGCGGAGAGAACGGCGGCGTTTTCTTTGTCCCGTACGACTACCCGCTCTCGCCCGCCGGCATGCGCGACGCGCGCTGCGCGCGCGGCCCTGGCGAGGACCTCCCGGCGGAGGGCAGCCACCTCGTCTTCACCACGCACTTCGGGAAGCTCCGCACCGAAACGCCGGAGCGCATCGACGCCAACCAGCCGCTCGCCTATACGCTTTTGGTGCGCGATAAGGGCGACACGCTGAAGTCGGCCATCGACCGCGACAGCGTCGTAGTGGAGGTGAGTGGGAGCCCGCCGATGCGCGTTGACGTTTCGGCCAACCGGCAGTTCCTGGTCGTCACCCCGCGCGAAACCTGGACCGCGCCGGCCGGGGGCGAACTCACCGTCGGCATAAAGGGCTCGTATCTCACGGGCCTTCGCCGTTTCGGACTGAAGTTCTTCGGCGGCTCGGGGGGCGGAAAATTCGAGTACCGCCACGTGTTCCATGTCGCGCCGCGCGGCACTGCCGGCTCGCCCTACCGCGTGCCGAAACGACCGGGCGATGCCTCCACCGTGTTCGAACTCAGCCGCCTCGCCGCGCCCAATCCGACCATGCTCCCCTCGTGGAACCAGATCGGCTTCGATTCACTGCACTATCTCTGCGGCGTGGTGGAAGGCGACGGAAAACGCATGCTCGTCTGGACGGTGGGAGGAAAGCTCCACAACGGGAAAACGTTGGTGAACCCGGCGCTCGAGGCGCGCTTTCCGCTGGTGCTCGAGTACGACGGGGGCCTTCTCACCTTCCGCAATTACGACGGCTTCAAGATCAACTTCGTGGGCTCGTGGGACATGCCCTTCGGCTCGTACCGCGTCTCCTCGAAGGCCGACCCGGCCACGGGCGCGCTTCGCGACACGGGCGCCTTCAGCGCCATCGCGCTCTGCGACGAGATCGAGTATTATGGAAGGTTCCTCAAGCTCATGGGCATGTCCGAGTTCGACACCGGCCATATGGCGGTGTTCGGCGGCATGAACCTGGGCCTGCACGGCCGCGGCTACGCGGCCATGCCCGCGGGGGTGGGGATGGTGGCGTTCGGCGTGAACGGGAACACGGTCCAGGCGGATATAAAGGGCGGCACGCTTAAAAAAGACGAGCACGTGTTCAGTCTCATGCTCGTCGATGACGCGACGGGGAACCCGCTCGCGCTTTATTACACGAAGCATACGACGGTCGAATCGGATGACAGGGGAGTCGTCAGGAAGATCGGCGTGCGTTTCCCGGGCGGATCGGTCAAGGGTAAGCTTCGCGTCTACTACATGGTCGACACCTACCCCGCGGCCAGAGGCGTGGTGAACCTTTAG
- a CDS encoding ATP-binding protein, whose amino-acid sequence MNARILIAEDESIIALDLSGILQNLGYEPSGIVSTGATAVEAALADPPDLILMEIYDRLYRSPDYRSVGVKDYLDRLIDGIRLAYSPGSAIRIEKSIEEIPLDSRVLFPVGMIVNELLTNALRNAFPDGRAGLITIGLNRDDKRRIELTVHDDGAGIPDSVNLDSGKGFGLVLVRTLAEQVGGELMLSRSNWTGWTIRFQGNDNASKGSNGPGRGGKAF is encoded by the coding sequence ATGAATGCGCGCATACTGATCGCGGAGGACGAGAGCATCATCGCTCTCGATCTTTCAGGGATATTGCAAAACCTGGGCTACGAGCCCTCGGGGATAGTTTCGACCGGAGCGACGGCGGTTGAGGCGGCGCTCGCCGATCCTCCCGACCTCATCCTGATGGAAATCTACGACAGGCTCTACCGCTCGCCCGATTACCGGTCGGTCGGGGTGAAAGATTACCTTGACAGGCTCATCGACGGCATACGGCTCGCCTATTCGCCGGGAAGCGCCATCCGCATCGAGAAATCGATCGAAGAAATACCGCTCGATTCGCGCGTACTCTTCCCGGTCGGGATGATCGTCAACGAACTGCTTACAAACGCACTCCGGAACGCCTTCCCCGACGGGAGGGCCGGGCTGATTACGATCGGCCTTAATCGCGACGATAAACGCCGAATCGAATTGACGGTGCATGACGACGGCGCCGGGATTCCGGACTCGGTGAATCTCGATTCGGGAAAGGGATTTGGCCTGGTGCTGGTGCGGACGCTCGCCGAACAGGTCGGCGGCGAGCTTATGCTTTCACGCTCAAACTGGACCGGATGGACAATCCGATTTCAGGGAAACGACAATGCCTCAAAGGGATCAAACGGTCCCGGCCGCGGGGGCAAGGCCTTTTAA
- a CDS encoding class I SAM-dependent methyltransferase, translating to MKGPMPAWMFRFMEFMLALRDLFISPRRRLVAAGVREGSRVLDFGCGPGTYSIEAARVAGPAGRVYALDIHPLAARRVEEVAAREGLSNINTIVSDGATGLEEKSVDVILFYDTIHLLERPETVLCEMHRALAPGGTLSVASYFMRKRRIVEVVSDGGLFEYRGGGHGSLLFTRGAE from the coding sequence ATGAAGGGCCCCATGCCCGCCTGGATGTTCCGCTTCATGGAATTCATGCTCGCGCTACGCGACCTCTTCATCAGCCCGCGCCGGCGCCTCGTCGCGGCCGGGGTGCGGGAGGGCTCGCGAGTACTCGATTTCGGCTGCGGCCCCGGCACCTACTCCATCGAGGCCGCGCGCGTTGCCGGGCCGGCCGGGCGGGTGTACGCGCTCGACATCCATCCGCTCGCCGCGCGGCGCGTGGAGGAGGTCGCCGCGCGCGAAGGACTCTCGAACATCAACACGATCGTTTCGGACGGCGCAACCGGCCTGGAAGAAAAAAGCGTGGACGTGATTCTCTTCTACGACACCATCCACCTCCTCGAGCGCCCGGAAACGGTGCTTTGCGAGATGCACCGCGCGCTCGCGCCGGGCGGAACGCTTTCCGTCGCGTCGTACTTCATGCGCAAGCGCCGCATCGTGGAGGTGGTTTCGGACGGAGGGCTTTTCGAATATCGGGGAGGGGGCCACGGGTCGCTCCTGTTCACGCGCGGTGCGGAATGA